ATGGATCGTGAAGACATTTACCGGGCCATTGTCAGCATCGATCACATCATGAACTACGCCAAGACCACGGTGCGCGAGATGGAGGTGCTGGACCTCCAGCCCGACCGCTACATGCAGGAGATGGCCGTGTTGCTCAAGGAGGGCGCCGAGTCCCTGCGTAAGGGGTACCACAAGCTGTCCAGCAATCCGTCCGACGCGGAGGTAGACGCCCAGGCCGCACGCAAGGCCGAGCGTTCGATCGAGAAGGTCTACCGTCGCGCCCTGGCCGATCGGTTCGACGTGCACGAATTGGTTCAGAAACTAGAGAGTCGGGAACCCGGTGCGGAGGCTAAGGCCATGCTTTCGGTCATCGCCATCTTCAAGCACCGTGAGATCTATCGGCACTTGTCCAACGGGGCCGACCGCTTGGCGCGTGCCGGCGAAAATCTGCACGACATCGTGGTTAAGATATCCTGAACACTCTATTTCGGACGAAGCCGGTCTGCCAGAACGCATGCGTGCACGAAGCCGTGACAAGACCCTGGGGAACATGGTCGTCCTGCCCAACGAGGCCTTCAAGGAAAAACGGGTGATCCAGCCGATGCACGAGACCATCGAGTCGCTCCATCAGGCGTCGGGCACGATCCAGGTGTCTCCGCACGGACTCGACGCCAAGATTACCTACAGCCGACTGGAGGAGGACGCCTCGAAGCGTATCTGGTTTCACGAGAACTTAGGCGATTGCCGGAAAATGGCATACCAGGTTGCGCCGGATTTTCGTTCGTCAAAAAGGCGCGACAACAGGCGCATAGTCGATGAGATGGTCTCCTCCCCCTTCTAACTCGGCGTCGCGATGCGCCATGATGGAAGTGTAAACCGATCGTCAAACCAGAAGGGGAGGAGACCATATACGAACGATGGAACGGTTGTCGCAACACAGAGGACGGACGAAAAGACAAGCAGGATGGTATGTCATTTGACAGAAATCGCCTTAGGGAGAGTTCTCGCAGGCCGCGGACGGAGTCCGAGGGGACTCGGGTGTTCGCGTGTCCCTGCAGCGCGAGATGTCGTACGCTACCGATTTCGTAACCACCCCTGGCGTCCGTTCGGTTTATCCTCGGGATGTCCCATTATGTTACAGGGAGCGATGCTGGTATGGTTTCTCCTGACCGGGGGCAGCGTGTTCCTCGTCGTCTGGGATTCGGTCACCAACGGGGTCACGAGCTGGGTACAGCGCACCGCTTGGATCCTCGTCACCCTCTACACCGGGCCCGTGGGCCTGTTCATGCACCATGAGTTGCTTTCAGCAG
This DNA window, taken from Gammaproteobacteria bacterium, encodes the following:
- a CDS encoding DUF47 family protein; the protein is MSSSNMGAIRLIDRVFPRMPDFYALICEQCDLTVETMEAFVKYMETGDTAESDRVRALEKQGDELKARNSDILDRAFATPMDREDIYRAIVSIDHIMNYAKTTVREMEVLDLQPDRYMQEMAVLLKEGAESLRKGYHKLSSNPSDAEVDAQAARKAERSIEKVYRRALADRFDVHELVQKLESREPGAEAKAMLSVIAIFKHREIYRHLSNGADRLARAGENLHDIVVKIS